A genome region from Arthrobacter sp. V1I9 includes the following:
- a CDS encoding exonuclease SbcCD subunit D, with amino-acid sequence MRLLHTSDWHLGRSFHGVGMLDAQRAFVDQLVDAVTRHSVDIVLIAGDVYDRALPGVDVVHLLDDALVRLTSAGARVVLTSGNHDSAIRLGFASRLLERGGVHLRTRLEGLDQPLLLPAAAAAEEGAAAGEAVVAIYGIPWLEPRLVAEQLGVQAASHFEVTRAATDLIRQDIKRRSESATVHSVVLAHTFASGGISSDSERDLSIGGVGAVPLDLFDGFSYTALGHLHGRQSLSPQVRYSGSPLAYSFSEASHNKGAWLINIDADGVTGVEEVLWDAPRTLAVLRGPLDELLESPEHAWAETAYCQVTLTDAQRPARAMDRLRSRFPDTLVLGFDPEGGPATAASTYSSRLAEAPDDLAVCCGFLEHVRGRIPDDAEKAALAGALENVRLQEASR; translated from the coding sequence ATGAGGTTACTTCACACATCGGACTGGCACTTGGGCCGGTCCTTCCACGGCGTCGGCATGCTGGATGCGCAGCGGGCCTTTGTCGACCAGCTGGTGGACGCCGTCACCCGGCACTCCGTGGACATTGTGCTGATCGCCGGGGACGTCTACGACCGCGCCCTCCCGGGCGTGGATGTGGTCCACCTGCTGGACGACGCCCTGGTCAGGCTGACTTCGGCAGGAGCCCGGGTAGTGCTCACCAGCGGCAACCATGACTCCGCCATCAGGCTGGGGTTCGCCTCGCGTCTGCTGGAGCGCGGCGGAGTGCACCTGCGGACCAGGCTTGAAGGCCTGGACCAGCCCCTGCTGCTGCCTGCAGCCGCAGCTGCCGAAGAGGGGGCAGCTGCCGGTGAAGCCGTGGTGGCCATCTACGGAATACCCTGGCTCGAACCGCGGCTGGTGGCCGAACAATTGGGCGTCCAGGCTGCCAGCCACTTCGAGGTCACCCGCGCGGCAACAGACCTGATCCGGCAGGACATCAAACGCCGGTCAGAGTCGGCAACAGTCCACTCGGTGGTTCTCGCCCATACGTTTGCCAGCGGGGGAATCAGCTCGGACAGTGAACGGGACCTCAGCATCGGCGGGGTGGGTGCCGTCCCGCTGGACCTCTTCGACGGCTTCAGCTACACCGCCCTGGGCCACCTGCACGGGCGGCAGTCCCTTTCGCCCCAAGTCCGGTACTCGGGCTCCCCGCTTGCGTACTCCTTCTCCGAGGCCTCCCACAACAAGGGCGCCTGGCTGATAAACATTGATGCCGATGGGGTTACCGGTGTCGAGGAAGTCCTGTGGGATGCCCCGCGTACCCTGGCCGTGCTGCGGGGTCCCCTGGACGAACTGCTTGAGTCGCCCGAGCACGCGTGGGCTGAAACCGCATACTGCCAGGTGACACTGACTGACGCCCAGCGTCCTGCCCGGGCCATGGACCGCCTTCGTTCACGCTTCCCTGACACCCTGGTGCTCGGGTTTGATCCCGAGGGCGGACCTGCCACCGCCGCTTCGACTTACAGCAGCAGGCTTGCCGAGGCACCGGATGACCTTGCCGTATGCTGCGGTTTCCTGGAGCACGTGCGCGGCCGCATCCCGGACGACGCAGAGAAGGCCGCGCTCGCGGGCGCGCTGGAAAACGTCCGCCTCCAGGAGGCCTCGCGATGA
- a CDS encoding AAA family ATPase yields MRIHHLRISAFGPFAGTEEIDFDRLSAHGLFLLNGPTGAGKTSVLDAICFALYGSVPGARQDGKRLRSDHAEPGQEPSVSCEFSAQGRRFEVTRSPAWEKPSARGRNGFTTQQAKTLLRERVDGAWVEKSARNDEAGAEILALLGMDREQFTRVVMLPQGDFAAFLRSKATDRLELLQKLFGTQRFEAVEQELSRQAQAAKEEVSVLAGQLELLAARAESESATLQLSEADGPSRENPAARLDWLKDAAAERLRELAHEAKTAEAASRERANRVEAETARRDRHRRLEEAATRQAAAQEALPRLEGVALQLGRHRQAEVLAGQLRSVDAGAVKVRRAAAAMESAFTLLRLAAGEDPELAQLDLGLPGR; encoded by the coding sequence ATGAGAATTCACCACCTCCGCATCTCCGCATTCGGTCCCTTTGCCGGCACCGAGGAGATTGATTTCGACCGGCTCAGCGCACACGGCCTTTTCCTGCTCAATGGCCCTACCGGGGCAGGAAAAACGAGTGTGCTGGACGCCATCTGCTTCGCCCTGTATGGCTCGGTGCCAGGAGCACGCCAGGACGGCAAACGCCTGCGCAGCGACCACGCCGAGCCGGGCCAGGAGCCCTCCGTCAGTTGTGAGTTCTCCGCCCAGGGCCGCCGCTTTGAGGTCACACGTTCGCCTGCCTGGGAAAAGCCCAGCGCCAGGGGAAGGAACGGGTTCACCACCCAGCAGGCGAAAACTCTCCTGCGGGAACGCGTGGACGGGGCGTGGGTTGAAAAGTCGGCCCGCAATGACGAGGCAGGCGCGGAAATACTCGCCCTGCTGGGCATGGACCGTGAGCAATTTACCCGGGTGGTGATGCTGCCGCAGGGTGATTTTGCAGCCTTCCTGCGGTCCAAGGCCACCGACCGGCTTGAGCTTTTGCAGAAACTCTTTGGCACCCAGCGGTTCGAAGCAGTTGAACAGGAGCTGTCCCGCCAGGCGCAGGCAGCGAAAGAAGAAGTGTCTGTCCTTGCCGGCCAGCTGGAGCTTTTGGCGGCCCGGGCTGAGTCGGAATCGGCAACCCTGCAGCTTAGTGAGGCCGATGGCCCGTCCCGGGAGAACCCTGCTGCACGGCTCGACTGGCTGAAGGATGCTGCCGCCGAGCGCCTGCGCGAGCTGGCCCACGAGGCAAAAACCGCGGAAGCGGCAAGCCGGGAACGTGCCAACCGCGTCGAAGCGGAGACTGCACGCCGGGACCGGCACCGCAGGCTGGAGGAAGCCGCCACGAGGCAGGCCGCCGCGCAGGAAGCCCTGCCACGTCTGGAAGGGGTTGCCCTCCAGCTTGGCCGGCACCGCCAGGCAGAGGTACTCGCCGGACAATTGCGGAGTGTCGATGCCGGAGCGGTTAAA